GAAAATGCTGTAATCATCCATATCTTTTCGAGGGTGCCGAGCCTGGTCCACCTTATACCACCGATGAGCATTTGGTCTATAATGCTGGTAAAATGATTGTCCTTGATAAATtgctgaaaaaaatgaaagaaaagggTTCTCGTGTATTGATCTTCAGTCAAATGTCTAGATTGCTTGacattttggaagattACTGTTACTTTAGAGATTACGAATATTGTCGAATTGATGGTTCCACGGCTCATGAGGATCGTATTGAAGCCATTGACGAGTTCAATAAACCAGATTCTGATAAGTTTGTTTTCTTGTTGACCACTCGTGCTGGTGGGCTAGGTATCAATTTAGTGACCGCTGATACTGTGGTCCTATACGATTCCGATTGGAACCCCCAAGCAGATTTACAAGCCATGGATAGAGCTCATAGAATTGGTCAAAAGAAACAAGTTCATGTTTACAGATTTGTTACGGAGAGTGCTATTGAAGAGAAAGTTATTGAACGTGCCGCTCAAAAATTGAGGTTGGATCAGTTGGTTATACAACAAGATTCAAGTAAGAAAACTGCTAATCTTGGTAATTCCAAGGATGATTTGCTTGATATGATTCAATTTGGTGCAAAGGacgtttttgaaaagaaatctaaTACAATTAGTGTCaatgatgatattgatgaaattttggCTAAAGGTGATCAAAAGACGAAGGAACTAAATGCCAAATACGAATCTCTGGGCTTGGATGATTTGCAAAGGTTTAATGATATGGAAAATCAATCAGCTTATGAATGGAACGGTaaaaactttcaaaaaagaaCAGCCGACAAGGCTATCGAATGGATCAATCCATCTCggagagaaagaagaagagaacAACAGACTTATTCTGTGGATGATTATTACAAAGAAATCATCGGGACCAGTTCAAAAAGCTCAAAATCTAATGCTAAGTCCACGCCTCAACCTAAGACTTTCCGCCCACCTAAGATTATTCATGGTcaagatttccaattcttcccTAAGGAATTGTCAGCCTTGCAGGAAAAGGAGCAATTGtctttcaagaagaaagtcAACTATAAAGTCACTTCATATGATATAACAGGTGCTTCTGAAactgaggaagatgatgaagaagaatctaAGGAAGTTTCTGATGAAACGAAACAAAAGATTAAGGAAGAAcaggaaaaaattgatcaagCTGAAGATTTCACTGAAGAGGACGAATCTAGGAAACAAGAGTTGATCTCACAGGCCTTTACCACTTGGAATAAACGTGACTTAATTGCGTTTATTAATGCATGCGCCAAATATGGTAGAGATCGTGCGGACATGATTCGTAAATCAGTGGACTCTAAAACACCAGAAGAAGTAGATGAATATGCAGAAGTATTCTGGGAAAGatatcaagaaattcatGGATATGAAAAATATATGGCAACGATTGAGAATGgtgagaaaaaaaatgaaaaattgaagtaTCAAGAGAcattgttgaagaagaaaattgagCAATGGAAGTATCCTTTTTATGAAATGTCAATCCATTATCCCCCAAATAATGCAAGACGAACATACAATTCCACGGAGGATAAATTTATTCTCTTGACTATAAGCAAATATGGACTTTTCGCAGATAAATTATATGAAAAACTAAAGCAAGAGATTATGACGAGTAATTTATTTGCATTCGATTGGTTTATAAGGACAAGGACGGTACACGAGTTATCAAAGAGGTCAAACACGCTTTTGACGTTGCTGACAAGGGAGTATGAGGCGCCAGAATccatgaagaagaaaagaagcaGGGTTACCACAAGAGAAGATACACCAGCTTCAAACAATGGTAACGACACTGTGACTCCGGGGGTTCCAATTCCTCAAAGTGACGATCATATAGAAAAGAAAGCAAGACTTCACCAGGAATGAATTGTGACGTATTAAAAATAAATAGCATAGACTATAAGGAAAGGTATAATAGATCATTCTgtatgaaaaattaacTTCTTATTTACTGAATGTATAGTTTTGATTTTAAATGCATAATTAAAGAACAAAGTCGAAAAATTAAATAACGGGttttatttggaagatccaTCGTCCAgcttctgcttcttcttcttaggTTTGCCTTCATCTAATTTTACAGCTGATTCATTTCTAGGCATAGATGCACGCATACGAGAGTATTTCTCCAACACAGCtttatctttcaaaacatTTTGGGCAGCTTTTAATCCGGCAATCTTTATATTTCTCCCTTCACCTGATCCTAATACAGTACCATCGCCAACCCTACACTCTACTACAGTATTTGGATCAGTATTGGTAGGTCTTTTTACCGTCACGTAGTGTAAATTCAAGGCGGCAAAACCTATTAGAGAATACAATTGCCTTTTAGCATTAAGATCCAAATCTTCGGTAGATTCTAATCCAACATCCTTTACGGTAACCTCATCCATAACAGGCTTGGCCAATTTACTAAGCCATTTTCTCACTCTTGGCATATTATGCTTGGGATCATCTTCGATAAGGCCACCAATATAGGCTTCAAAGACATCTGCATATAACTTACGTTTTCCTTGTTGGAAATTAGCATTTTCCTTTGTCATATCAAAATTAGTTCTCAACTTTTTCTCTAATCCATACATGAATGTCCACTCTTTAAGCCTTTCGTTACTCACTAGTGTCATTCTTAGTTTCGACAGTTGACCTTCAGTATACCTTGGGAATTTGTTATAAATAatcattgttattactGTGTTTAAAACGGAATCACCCAAAAATTCTAGCCTCTCATTATGCGCCTTTATCATCTCAGATTCTGTTAAATATAATTTATCCTTAATCGTAGACTTATGAATGAATACTCTTGCTCTCACAGCTGGATCCTTAATCTCTGGTAATTTCGGTGGCCATTTGGAACCTTTAGTAtctttagaatttttcacagGATCATAActctcttcatcatcatcttcttcttcatccacaTCTTCATCTACCTGACTTGGACGTACCACTTCACTTGACAGTTTTTTCAGATCTTTACTAGAGATTCCATTGAGTATGGGATCTTTACTTGAAGGGTTTTGATTGAATTTGGAGGCATAAGTGCCAAGGTCTTTCAGGATCGGTATCTTGTCAAGTTCATCTgcagatttcaattcagaAGCCATCTTCAACTTGTAACGAGATAAAGCTGGTAAGATTTGTACTGGAATTTCCTCTGGATTTGACAAGACTTGGTTATAAATCTTTAGGTTCGGAGAAAGGGAGATAATACGTTGATATGACTCCACAAATTTGGTCACGGCGTGCTCTAACTGGATCATTTGTGAATATTGATATACaaaatcttgttctttatcatctttattAACTAAATTGTCCCTGGATCCACTGGAAACCTCCTGGTTTCCTAGTGCACCTCTCTTTGCATTTGAAGACATGTTTAAACCCTGAAGAATgcaattttcaattcaagtGGAACTCGAGCTGAGCTGCTGGATATTAAATTGCAACTAGATATCAACACTTTTTACAGTTCATATGGTTTTATGCTTTCTGGCATtagtttgaaaaattttgagcaagatgcgatgagctacAGCCGcatgcaattgaa
The genomic region above belongs to Zygosaccharomyces rouxii strain CBS732 chromosome F complete sequence and contains:
- the ISW2 gene encoding DNA translocase (highly similar to uniprot|Q08773 Saccharomyces cerevisiae YOR304W ISW2 Member of the imitation-switch (ISWI) class of ATP-dependent chromatin remodeling complexes ATPase component that with Itc1p forms a complex required for repression of a-specific genes INO1 and early meiotic genes during mitotic growth); translation: MQKLLKGIDEEQKRKKSVDSGSRHSRKSEKEEDAELIADEEVDGAENYENEDYVTETPWYIKHGKLRDYQIQGLNWLISLHEHKLSGILADEMGLGKTLQTISFLGHQRYVKGIEGPFLIIVPKSTLDNWRREFERWTPEVDVLVLHGDKDERRELLQERVLEAKFDVLISSYEMVIKEKSTLKRVAWQYLVIDEAHRIKNEQSTLSQIIRLFYSRNRLLITGTPLQNNLHELWALLNFLLPDVFGDAEVFDDWFEQNNSEQDQETVIQQLHTVLSPFLLRRVKADVEKSLLPKIETNLYVGMTEMQVHWYKSLLEKDIDAVNGVVGKREGKTRLLNIVMQLRKCCNHPYLFEGAEPGPPYTTDEHLVYNAGKMIVLDKLLKKMKEKGSRVLIFSQMSRLLDILEDYCYFRDYEYCRIDGSTAHEDRIEAIDEFNKPDSDKFVFLLTTRAGGLGINLVTADTVVLYDSDWNPQADLQAMDRAHRIGQKKQVHVYRFVTESAIEEKVIERAAQKLRLDQLVIQQDSSKKTANLGNSKDDLLDMIQFGAKDVFEKKSNTISVNDDIDEILAKGDQKTKELNAKYESLGLDDLQRFNDMENQSAYEWNGKNFQKRTADKAIEWINPSRRERRREQQTYSVDDYYKEIIGTSSKSSKSNAKSTPQPKTFRPPKIIHGQDFQFFPKELSALQEKEQLSFKKKVNYKVTSYDITGASETEEDDEEESKEVSDETKQKIKEEQEKIDQAEDFTEEDESRKQELISQAFTTWNKRDLIAFINACAKYGRDRADMIRKSVDSKTPEEVDEYAEVFWERYQEIHGYEKYMATIENGEKKNEKLKYQETLLKKKIEQWKYPFYEMSIHYPPNNARRTYNSTEDKFILLTISKYGLFADKLYEKLKQEIMTSNLFAFDWFIRTRTVHELSKRSNTLLTLLTREYEAPESMKKKRSRVTTREDTPASNNGNDTVTPGVPIPQSDDHIEKKARLHQE
- the RNT1 gene encoding ribonuclease III (similar to uniprot|Q02555 Saccharomyces cerevisiae YMR239C RNT1 RNAase III cleaves a stem-loop structure at the 3' end of U2 snRNA to ensure formation of the correct U2 3' end), which codes for MSSNAKRGALGNQEVSSGSRDNLVNKDDKEQDFVYQYSQMIQLEHAVTKFVESYQRIISLSPNLKIYNQVLSNPEEIPVQILPALSRYKLKMASELKSADELDKIPILKDLGTYASKFNQNPSSKDPILNGISSKDLKKLSSEVVRPSQVDEDVDEEEDDDEESYDPVKNSKDTKGSKWPPKLPEIKDPAVRARVFIHKSTIKDKLYLTESEMIKAHNERLEFLGDSVLNTVITMIIYNKFPRYTEGQLSKLRMTLVSNERLKEWTFMYGLEKKLRTNFDMTKENANFQQGKRKLYADVFEAYIGGLIEDDPKHNMPRVRKWLSKLAKPVMDEVTVKDVGLESTEDLDLNAKRQLYSLIGFAALNLHYVTVKRPTNTDPNTVVECRVGDGTVLGSGEGRNIKIAGLKAAQNVLKDKAVLEKYSRMRASMPRNESAVKLDEGKPKKKKQKLDDGSSK